A portion of the Cervus elaphus chromosome X, mCerEla1.1, whole genome shotgun sequence genome contains these proteins:
- the SERTM2 gene encoding serine-rich and transmembrane domain-containing 2, which yields MTEVHFKNHGNLTGRAHFPTLATEVDTTSDKYSNLYMYVGLFLSLLAILLILLFTMLLRLKHVISPITSESTESVPQFTDVEMQSRIPTP from the coding sequence ATGACGGAGGTGCATTTCAAGAACCATGGAAATCTCACTGGACGGGCCCATTTCCCCACCCTGGCAACAGAGGTTGACACTACTTCAGATAAGTATTCCAACCTGTATATGTATGTGGGCTTATTCCTGAGCCTCTTGGCCATTCTCCTCATCCTGCTCTTCACGATGCTCCTTCGACTTAAACATGTCATCTCACCCATCACCTCCGAGAGCACAGAAAGTGTTCCTCAATTCACAGATGTAGAGATGCAGAGTCGGATCCCTACTCCTTAA